A window of Microbacterium sp. BK668 genomic DNA:
TCGCAGCGGCTGCCGGACGTCGACCTGACGCCGCTCGACGTCATGTCGCGGCTGCGCCGGGTCGCGGCGCGACTCGCGCGGCTGCGCGCGAGCGCATTCCGCACAGCGAAGCTCGCCGCATGGGAGTTCGATGTGCTGGCGGCCCTCCGCCGCGCCGATCCGCCGCATCAGCTCGCCCCCGCGCAGCTTATCGAGCGCACGATGACCAGCAGCGCGGGGATGTCGGCGCGGCTCGCCAGCCTCATGGAGCGCGGCCTCATCGAGCGCAAGCGCAACCCGAACGACGGGCGCAGCATCCTCGTCCGCATCACCGACGAGGGCACGATGCGCGTAGACCTCGCCATGCGCGAGCTCGTGCGGCGCGAGGAGGACGCGCTGTCCGAGCTCTCCCCGCGCGACCGCGCGACCCTCATCGAGCTGCTGCGGGTGCTCATGGACGACGTGCCCGGCGACGGCGACGGCGAGGATGCCGGAGCCGAGGCCGACGAGGATTAGCGGCCGGGCCCCCGCGCGCACGCCAGGGCGCACCGGGGGTCCGCTGCTCGGGGTCAGCTCGTCTTGCGATCCCCGCGACTCAGCTCATCGCCCCCTCGCCTATTCGGGGTGAGAGGTGCGCGCCCGTGGGATGACGCGTCCGGGCCGGCGCTAAGGGCCGAGACTCGCCGTCGAACGGCGGGCGACGAGCTCCGTCGGCAGCTCGACCTGGCGGTTGCCGAGGGGCTCGCCCCGTCCCAGCCGGTCGACGAGTTCGACCGCGAGCGCGGCCATGTCGTGGATGGGCTGGCGGATCGTCGACAGCGGCATTCCGCCCGGCGGCCGCGGGTCGTCGTCGAACCCGACGACCCCGATCTCGTCCGGCACGCGCCGGCCCGCGTGCAGCACCGCCGACACGACCGTGTGCGCGACGGCATCGTTGACGGCGAAGACGCCGAGCCGCGCGTCGACGGAGAGCTCGACCAGCCGCCGGATGCCGGCGCGAGACACCCCGCCGACCCAGTCGGCGTCGATCAGCTCGACGCGCGCTCGGGGCAGGAGTCGCGCGAGCTCCTCGCGGAAGCCCTGCTCACGGGCCCGGCCGAAGCGGTAGCGCAGCGCGGTCGTGGCGAAGACGAATCGCTCGTAGCCCTCCGCGACGAGGTGCCGCGCGGCATCCCTCCCGCCCTGGCGGTTCGTCGCGCCCACCGTGACGACACCCGGCTCGGTATCGGACCGGGGATCGAGCACGACGCTCGGCACCGCGAAGTCCGAGAGGCGGTCGAGCTGGCGTCGCGTCGGGGTGATGATGGCGAAGACGACCCCCGACGACCGCCGCGCGGCGACGCGGGCGGGCCAGTCGTCCGCCGGGTCGGTGCGCTCCTTCGTGAGGACGACGTCGTAGCCGAGCGCGAACGCGCGCTCGTGCGCACCGAGGATGACCTGGTGCGTCCAGGGGCCGCCGAGTCCCCCGAGGACGAGCTCGATGAGCCGCGGATCGGTGTGCGCCCGCCGGCCGCGGTTGGTCGTCGCGCGGTCGTAGCCGAGCGCCGTCGCTGCATCGTGCACGGCGCGCCGGGTTGCGAGGGAGAAGTCGCCCCGCCGGGACAGGACGCGTGAGACGGTGCCCGCCGAGACGCCCGCGGCAGCCGCGACGTCGGCGAGCGACGCACGGCGGCTCGCCTCGTCGGTCACCCGTCTATTTTTGCGCAGTAATGAGACGGTGGATGCCTCCGCCTGGCATCGTCGTGGGCCGGAGGTGGTGATCGATGACGACGACCACGCGGAAGGCGCTCGTGGTGCGCGGGGGATGGGACGGACATCAGCCGGTCGCGGCGACGGAGCGGTTCCTGCCCTTTCTGCGGGAGCGCGGATTCGACGTGCGGGTCGAGGAGGCGACGGCTGTCTACGCGGATGCCGGCGCCCTCGCCGAGACGGACCTCATCGTGCAGTCGGTCACGATGTCCGAGATCTCCCGCGAAGAGCTCGAGGGGCTGCGTGCCGCCGTGGCAGCCGGGACGGGCTTCACCGGATGGCACGGCGGGATCGCCGACTCGTTCCGCGCGTCCTCGGACTACCTGCAGCTCGTCGGCGGCCAGTTCGCGACGCATCCCGCCGTCGGTCCGGGCATCGAGCGAGCCGAGGGCGAGGAGTACTACCGCGATCACCGCGTGGAGTTCACCGACCTCGGGCGGAGGCATCCGATCACCGAGGGGCTCGAGGACTTCACTCTGCGCACAGAGCAGTACTGGGTGCTGTTCGACGAGCTCAACGACGTGCTCGCGACGACGACCCATCCGTCCGAGCCGGCGCAGCCGTGGCACCGCGCGCATACGTCGCCTGCCGTCTGGACGCGCGAGTGGGGAGCCGGCCGGATCGTCGTGACGACGCCCGGGCACAGCCTCGACGTGCTCGATCACCCGAGCGTGCGCACCATCATCGAGAGGGGGATGCTGTGGGCAGCGCGCACCGCATAGGCGTCGTGGGCCTCGGCTTCATCTCCGCGGTCTACCTCGAGACGCTCGCCGCGGCCCCCGACGTCGAGATCACGGCCGTCGCCGACCTCGACCGGGCAAGGGCGGATGCCGCGGCCGGCTCGCTTCCGTCGGCGCGGGCCCGATCCGTCGACGCCCTGCTCGCCGCCGACGACGTCGACATCGTGCTCAACCTGACGATCCCCGCGGCACACGCCGACATCGCGCTCGGCGCGATCGCGCACGGCAAGCACGTGTACGGCGAGAAGCCGCTCGCGGTGACCTTCGCCGACGCAGAGGAGATCCTGCGCGCCGCGCGCACGGCGGGGGTGCGGGTGGGCTGCGCGCCGGACACGGTGCTCGGGACCGGCATCCAGACGGCGCGCGCCGTCGTCGATGCCGGGGAGATCGGCCGCCCGATCGCGGCGACGGCGCAGATGGTCACGCCGGGTCACGAGCGCTGGCACCCGAACCCGGACTTCTACTATCGACCGGGCGGCGGTCCGCTTCTGGACATGGGCCCCTACTACGTGACGGCGCTCGTGCAGCTCCTCGGGCCCGTGACGTCGGTCGTCGGAGCGGGCAG
This region includes:
- a CDS encoding ThuA domain-containing protein, giving the protein MTTTTRKALVVRGGWDGHQPVAATERFLPFLRERGFDVRVEEATAVYADAGALAETDLIVQSVTMSEISREELEGLRAAVAAGTGFTGWHGGIADSFRASSDYLQLVGGQFATHPAVGPGIERAEGEEYYRDHRVEFTDLGRRHPITEGLEDFTLRTEQYWVLFDELNDVLATTTHPSEPAQPWHRAHTSPAVWTREWGAGRIVVTTPGHSLDVLDHPSVRTIIERGMLWAARTA
- a CDS encoding MarR family transcriptional regulator, with product MAVRDDEVDLLIDAWSQRLPDVDLTPLDVMSRLRRVAARLARLRASAFRTAKLAAWEFDVLAALRRADPPHQLAPAQLIERTMTSSAGMSARLASLMERGLIERKRNPNDGRSILVRITDEGTMRVDLAMRELVRREEDALSELSPRDRATLIELLRVLMDDVPGDGDGEDAGAEADED
- a CDS encoding substrate-binding domain-containing protein, with product MTDEASRRASLADVAAAAGVSAGTVSRVLSRRGDFSLATRRAVHDAATALGYDRATTNRGRRAHTDPRLIELVLGGLGGPWTHQVILGAHERAFALGYDVVLTKERTDPADDWPARVAARRSSGVVFAIITPTRRQLDRLSDFAVPSVVLDPRSDTEPGVVTVGATNRQGGRDAARHLVAEGYERFVFATTALRYRFGRAREQGFREELARLLPRARVELIDADWVGGVSRAGIRRLVELSVDARLGVFAVNDAVAHTVVSAVLHAGRRVPDEIGVVGFDDDPRPPGGMPLSTIRQPIHDMAALAVELVDRLGRGEPLGNRQVELPTELVARRSTASLGP
- a CDS encoding Gfo/Idh/MocA family oxidoreductase; translation: MGSAHRIGVVGLGFISAVYLETLAAAPDVEITAVADLDRARADAAAGSLPSARARSVDALLAADDVDIVLNLTIPAAHADIALGAIAHGKHVYGEKPLAVTFADAEEILRAARTAGVRVGCAPDTVLGTGIQTARAVVDAGEIGRPIAATAQMVTPGHERWHPNPDFYYRPGGGPLLDMGPYYVTALVQLLGPVTSVVGAGSRLRSERVIATGDRAGQAVRVEVDSHVTGILHHASGALSTITTTFDGTATQAPPIEVHGENGSLSVPDPNHFDGEASVHELGGDGWVPVPPRAGIAGTARGAGLLDLLRAPAGVGPRASGDIALHVLEIMTGLLGSAASGSRVDMTTTVERPPLVPLA